GTTACTCCTGCGACCGGCAACTCGGCTGCGCGCAGCAACTGCGGGCCTGGTGCTGTTCAGCGCGCTGGCCGCCGCCGGCAGCGGCTACCTCTTCGGCGCGGCTAATCGAGCTGCCGTTCAGGCGCCGCAGGCCATCGCCTATCTGACCCCGCCGCGGCCGATGCCGGATTTCGCCCTGACGAACTACGACGGCGGTATCACTCGGTTGAGCGACTTGCGCGGCAAAACGGTGCTGCTCTTCTTCGGATATACGCATTGCCCCGACATCTGCCCGCTGGCGCTGAGTGATATGCGCAAAGTGAAGGCCGCGCTCGGCGAGGACGCCGAGAAGGCGGCGTTCGTGTTCATCAGCGTGGATGGGATGCGCGATACGCCAGAGGTGCTGCGGCGCTACGTGCGCGCGTTCGATCCGAGCTTCATCGGCCTGACCGGCCCGGAGCAACACGTGCGGTTGATCGCGCTGGAGTATGGGGCGCACTTCCGAGCAAACCGCGCGGGCGCATCGAAGACCTATACGGTGGATCACACCGCCGACACTTTCGTCATTGATGCGCAAGGACGCTGGCGACTGGCCTACGGGATGCGCACGCCAACCGACGTCGTCGTGCGAGAAGTGCGCCGGGTGATTCGCGGGTCGTAGCGCTCGCGGTCATCTGTCCTCCGTGCTGCACACCTGATCTACCATCTCGCGCGCCAGGCCGATGTAGCGGGTTGGGTCGAGCAAGCGAGCGAGATCATCCGACGCCAGGTGCGCGCGCACGAGTGGATGTTCGGCCAGCACCTCACGGAAGGGGCGCTTGGACTCGACGGCGCGCATCGCGCACTCATACACGACGTCGTGCGCTGTTTGGCGCCCGATATGTTCGCCCAGCGCGAACATCACCGCTTCACTCAGCATGAGGCCCTCAAGCGCGTCGAGGTTCTCCCGCATCCGTTCGGGGTATACGCGCAAGCCCTGTAAGACACGCAACGTCAGGGCCAGCGCGCCATCGGCCATCACGCATAGCTCAGGCAGATAGGCCCACTCTATGTGGTTGACGGTCCAATCGCGCTCGTGCTCTTGGATCAGTCCATCGAGCGCCGTGCGTGCGCGATCGAAGCACAGCCGGGCCAGCGCCGCGATTGCTTCACACAGCATCGGATTGCGCTTGTGCGGCATGGTGCTGCTGCCGACTTTGCCTTCCTCCCAGGGCTCCTCCAACTCCATGACTTCGCTTTTCTGCAACGCGATTACTTCGCTGGCGATCTTGCCGCAGGTTCCGGCCATCATCGCGACGACGGCAGCAAACTCGGCGAAGCGATCATGAGCGACGTGCCAGCTAATCGTCGGCACGCCCAGGCCGAGGTGTGCCATCATGCGGCGGCGAATCTCGAAGCCGTGCTCACTCACGCCGGCCAGCGTGCCCACCGCACCGCCGAATTGGCCGACGAGCAAGCGTGGCTTGCATTCGCTCAGGCGGGCCGCGTGTCGGCGAAACTCATCCAGCCAGATCGCGACCTTGAAGCCGAAGGTGATGGGAAGCGCGTGCTGGCCATGCGTGCGGCCGGGCATGATCGTCTCGCGATGGCGTCGCGCCAGTTCGATCAGCGTCGCTTCCAGATCGCGCAGGCGCCGCTCGAAGAGCGCAGTCGCGTCTTTGAGCTGGAGCACGAGGGCGGTATCTATGATGTCCTGCGTGGTCGCGCCCCAGTGAATGTATTCGCCGGCATCGCCATCGCAGATTGACTTGAGCGCGCGGATGAGCGGCACAATGGGATGGAGCGTGTGGTCAATCTCACGCTTCATCCACGCCGTGTCAATCAGCGCTGCCTTGGCCTTGCGCGCAATTTCCTCCGCAGCCCATCGTGGGATCACGCCGATCTCCGCTTCGGCCTGCGCTAAGGCGGCCTCTACATCGAGCCAACGTTGCAGTAGCGACTCATCGTTGAAGATCGCGCGCATCTCGTCCGTGCCATACAGGTCTTTCAGGAAGATGGAGTCGGTGATGTGGGATGGCATGCGGCGCAGAGCTAGCAATTAGAGATTAGAGATTGGGGATTAGAGATTGGAGGTTGAATCCTACTTCACCGCGCCAAAGGTCAGGCCACGCACCAGGTTGCGCTGTACGACGAACACGAAGGCGATGGCGGGGATCATCATGACCGTTGCCATCGCGGCCATGCCACGCCAGTCAATGGTGAACTGGCCGGTGAAGTCGAACAGGCCGACCGGCGCCGTTTTGGAGTTGACGGTGCGCGTGAGCACACTGGCGATCTGAAATTCGTTCCATGCGGCCAGGAAGGCGAAGATGGCGCTGGCGGCCAGGCCCGGCAACGCCAGCGGCAGATTAATGAGGGTGAACGTCTGCCATTCGCTGCAACCGTCGAGTTGCGCCGCTTCGCTCAGTTCGGCGGGAATCTCGCGGAAGAAGCCATCCATCAACCACACCGTGAACGGCACGTTGACCGCGACATAGACGATGATGAGGCCGAGCTGGGTATCAATCAGCTTGAGCGGCCCGGCCTGGCTGATGCGCGCGAACAACAGGAATAGCGGCAAACTGAGGGCGATGCCCGGCACGGCGCGCGAGAGCATGATGCCCAGGAAGACTATATTCTTCCCCCTGAATCGGTAGCGCGCGAACACATAGCCGGCCATGGTGCCGAGGGCGACCGCGATCACCGTGCTCACCAAGGCGACCACGGTTGAATTCAAAAAGTAGCGGTCGAACGGAATTACCCCTGTCATCTCGGTGGCCTGGCCGAAGAGCGGCTTGAAGCCATCCAGCGTCAACTCGCGCGGAATCCACACCGGCGGCTTAGCGTTGACCTCCACCGGGTTGCGCACCGACGTGAACACCAGCCACAAGGCCGGCACGAGCATGACGATCAAGATGAGCCAGACCAAGACATCGAGCAGCGCGCTCGACCAACGGCGGCGAGATGAATGGCGCATCAGAGAATCCTCGACTTCAACAATTGGCGGAACAAGTATAGGGTGAACACAACGGTGACGATGATCGTCACAAACGACATCGCCGCGCCCGAGCCGAACCGGGCTTCTTGGATCGCCACCCGGGGCACATACGTCCACAGTAGTTCGGTGCGATGCGCCGGCCCGCCGCCGGTCATGATCGAGACAATGTCGAACCCGCGGGCGACATCCAGCGAGAGTATCGTAAGCGCGATGGTGATGAACGGCCCAAGCAATGGGTAGGTGATCGCGCGGAACTTCTGCCAACTGTTCGCGCCGTCCACGTCAGCCGCCTCATATAACTCGGGCGAGATAGAAAGCGTGCCGGCCAACAGGATGATGGCCACCACCGGCGTATTCATCCACACGGTCGCCACGCCGATAGAAAACATCGCCAGCCAACGGTCCACCAGCCAGGGGATCGAGCCGTTGAGCAGCCCCAGCGACGTGAGGATATTATTCACCAGTCCCACCTGATCGTTGAAGAACCAGCGGAACTGAAAGCCCACCATCACCGGCGCGAACATCATCGGCACCATCAGCAAGGTGCGCAGCAAGGACTGGCCGCGGATCGTGCGCGCGATGGCCTGCGAGAGAAACAACCCCATCAGAAAAGCGGCATTGACCGTGACGAACATGAACAAGAGCGTGTTGATGAAGGCCTGGCCAAAGATGGGGTCTTGTAGCAAGCGCCGGTAGTTCGCGAAATCGTTCCAAGCCGGGATCGGCCGGAGCAGCGTGTATGAGGTGAATGAAAGATAGAACGAATAGACCAGCGGGAAGGCGACGACGAAGGCGATGATCACCAGCGACGGCACCAACATGGCGACGATGAACCCGGATGCGCCGGAACGTCGCGCCGACGTGAAACGCCTCTCCAAGGCCGATGCCTGTGTGAGTTGCGCCATAGCTCGGATGGCCCTCAGCTCCGAGGTCGGCAAAGCGCCTCGGAGCTGAGGATTATCCCTGAGATCAACCGTCGTCTACCTGTTGTAGTAACCGGCTTCAGCCAGCATCTTCTCGACCTCAGCGGCTGCCTCGTCCAGGCCCTGCTTAGCGTCAAGGTCGCCGAGCATGATCGCCTGCAGCTTGGGGGTCAGGATGTTGGTCAACGGAATCCATTCTGCGATTAGCGGAGGTGCAAAGAAGTCGTTGGCGATCGCAGTCTGGGCGATCTCTAGTCGCTTCTTGTCCAGCGGGTTGTCGCTCTTGGCGGCGTCGGCGATGAGGCGCGCCCACACGCTATCGCGCACCGGCAGGAAGCCGAGCTTCGCCTCCTCATACATGATCTTCTCCGAGGTCAGGAACTTGATCAGCGCCGCCGCGGCTTCCTTGTTCTTGCTGCTGGCCGGGATGCTGAAGGCGTGCGCGCCGGCCCAGCCGCTGCGAATGCCACCTTCACCCACCGGTTGGCGAATCAGATCGAACTTGCCGGCCACCTTGCAGTTCTTCGGATCCTGGAAGTAGGAATACCAGCCGAACCATTCGTTGTGCACGGCGATGTTGCCTTGGCAGAAGTTGTTGGCCACGCCATCCCACAACAGGCTGGTCATGTCCGCCGGCACCAGCTTGCGCGCATAGAGTTCGCGGAAGAATTGGGCCGTCTTCACGCCGGCTTCGCTGTTGAAGGCCGGCTTGAAGTTTTCATCGAGCATCTTGCCACCGTTGGCCACCAGGATTTCGTAGAAGCGGCCGCTGAGCGCCTCTTCCTTACCGGCGAAATTCGTGCCGAGCAGGCCGGGCTCCTTACCCGTGAAGAACTCGGCATGATCGAAGAATTGCTTCCATGTCTCGGGCGGCGCGAGGTCGTAGCCATATTTAGCCTTGAACTCGGCTTTGTATTGCTCGTTGCCGTATAGGTCGGTGCGGTAGTGGACGACGCTAATATCGGCGTGGCGAGGGATTAACCAAAGGTGACCATCGCGCGTGGCGCTCTTCAGAATGGCCTGCGAGAAGTCCTTCAGCTCCTCCTGAGTGAAGTAGTTCTCCAGCGGCTCCAGGAAGGGGATGTATTGTGAGAAGAACGAGGTGTGATCCCAGACCACATCGTAATCGCCGGTGCCGGCAGCGAAGTCGGTCTTGAGTTTCTTGTCAATCTCGAAGCCATCGCCCTTGTACACGATCTCCACCTTCGCGCCGGTGGCGGCCTCCCAGTCTTTGATGGACTCGTACATCTTCTCGTATTGGCCACCGCCGATGAACGCGGCACGCAGTGTGACGCCGTCGAATCGGCGATCTACGCCGGCCACCTTGGGCTCATCGCCGGACGGCTGGGCGGGCGCTGCCGGCGCGGCCTGGGTAGGCTCGGCGGCCGGCGGCTGAGGCGCTTGAGGTGCGGGCGACGGCGGTGCTGCGCATGCCGCAAGGACTGCACCGACGGCGAAAAGCGAGGCGAATAACTTGTGTTTGGACATATCTGGAAACCTCCTGGTCTTTACGAGATGCGAAATGATCCTGCGCGCAAGGGTGAATCCTCGCGCGCCGCAATCCAACCCAAACAGCACCGGTCAATCGGTATGGAACACCTCTTCCATCGTGTGCCAGTGCTCACCCGGCTTGCGGCCCTCGACCGGCACTTGCATCGGCATGCAGATGGCCCACCATTCCTGTGTCATGGGGTCGGCAGCCATCTTCGCCATGTCGGCCTCAAAGTCATCGCCTACATACTCAAAATAGGCGAACAACAGGTTGTCGTATAGATAGATCGAGTAGTTGCGGATGTTGCACTCTTTGATCTTGTTGAGCACTGCCGGCCATACCGCCGCGTGCAACTGTTTGTAAACCTCAATCCGATCCGGCTTGATGCCGATCACCTGTCCAAAGCGTTTCATGGGACTCCTTTACGAATTGGTGTCGGTTTCGTCTAGCTGGTGTTGGTGGTGTTGCCGGTGTCGTTGGTGTCGAGCGACACTGGTGACACGACCGACGCTACGACACTAGCGACACTACTCGACGCGATAGACCTTTTGCGCCGTGCCGCCCAGCACCGCGTCAATTTCGGCTTGGCTGCGCCCTTTGAGCGCCTCGTTTGTCTCACGCCACACCTTCGCGTAGTCGCCGGCCAGGATAGCGACCGGCCAATCGCTGCCGAACATGCAGCGATCCACGCCGAACAACTCGATCGCAGCGTCAATGTAGGGCTTCAAGTCGGCGGCCGACCAGTTCTGCCAATCTGCGGCGGTGTTCAGACCGGAGATCTTCGCGTAGACGTTGGGGTACTGCGCACAACGCGCCATGGCCGCGCGCCACTCGTCTATCTTCTTCTCCTTGATGGGAGGCTTGGCGAGGTGGTCAATGATGATCTTCAGCTTGGGAGCGTGCTCGGCCAGGGTAGGCACATGGCCGATGTGCTTAGGGAAGATGGCGACCACGTCAAACGTCATGTCGCGCTCCTCCAGCAGCTTCAAGCCTTGCAACACATCCGGGCGCACCAGCCAATCCGGATCTGGCTCTTCGTGATTGAGATGGCGCACGCCACGCCATTTTGGATGCTTGCCATACCGGTCGAGTAGCTTAGCCGCCTCGTGATGATCGTAGAGTGGCACCCAGCCCACTACCGCGCCGATCCACTCGTAGCATTCGGCTTGGGTGAGCATCGAGACGGTGTCCTCGTTGTTGTTGGCGCTCTGCACGAGCACCGTGCGGTCAATGCCGGCGGCCTTCAGTTGCGGCTCCAGGTCCTGCGGGGCGAAGTTGGCGTAAATCG
The window above is part of the Candidatus Roseilinea sp. genome. Proteins encoded here:
- a CDS encoding adenylosuccinate lyase translates to MPSHITDSIFLKDLYGTDEMRAIFNDESLLQRWLDVEAALAQAEAEIGVIPRWAAEEIARKAKAALIDTAWMKREIDHTLHPIVPLIRALKSICDGDAGEYIHWGATTQDIIDTALVLQLKDATALFERRLRDLEATLIELARRHRETIMPGRTHGQHALPITFGFKVAIWLDEFRRHAARLSECKPRLLVGQFGGAVGTLAGVSEHGFEIRRRMMAHLGLGVPTISWHVAHDRFAEFAAVVAMMAGTCGKIASEVIALQKSEVMELEEPWEEGKVGSSTMPHKRNPMLCEAIAALARLCFDRARTALDGLIQEHERDWTVNHIEWAYLPELCVMADGALALTLRVLQGLRVYPERMRENLDALEGLMLSEAVMFALGEHIGRQTAHDVVYECAMRAVESKRPFREVLAEHPLVRAHLASDDLARLLDPTRYIGLAREMVDQVCSTEDR
- a CDS encoding sugar ABC transporter substrate-binding protein, yielding MSKHKLFASLFAVGAVLAACAAPPSPAPQAPQPPAAEPTQAAPAAPAQPSGDEPKVAGVDRRFDGVTLRAAFIGGGQYEKMYESIKDWEAATGAKVEIVYKGDGFEIDKKLKTDFAAGTGDYDVVWDHTSFFSQYIPFLEPLENYFTQEELKDFSQAILKSATRDGHLWLIPRHADISVVHYRTDLYGNEQYKAEFKAKYGYDLAPPETWKQFFDHAEFFTGKEPGLLGTNFAGKEEALSGRFYEILVANGGKMLDENFKPAFNSEAGVKTAQFFRELYARKLVPADMTSLLWDGVANNFCQGNIAVHNEWFGWYSYFQDPKNCKVAGKFDLIRQPVGEGGIRSGWAGAHAFSIPASSKNKEAAAALIKFLTSEKIMYEEAKLGFLPVRDSVWARLIADAAKSDNPLDKKRLEIAQTAIANDFFAPPLIAEWIPLTNILTPKLQAIMLGDLDAKQGLDEAAAEVEKMLAEAGYYNR
- a CDS encoding sugar ABC transporter permease translates to MAQLTQASALERRFTSARRSGASGFIVAMLVPSLVIIAFVVAFPLVYSFYLSFTSYTLLRPIPAWNDFANYRRLLQDPIFGQAFINTLLFMFVTVNAAFLMGLFLSQAIARTIRGQSLLRTLLMVPMMFAPVMVGFQFRWFFNDQVGLVNNILTSLGLLNGSIPWLVDRWLAMFSIGVATVWMNTPVVAIILLAGTLSISPELYEAADVDGANSWQKFRAITYPLLGPFITIALTILSLDVARGFDIVSIMTGGGPAHRTELLWTYVPRVAIQEARFGSGAAMSFVTIIVTVVFTLYLFRQLLKSRIL
- a CDS encoding sugar ABC transporter permease, with the translated sequence MRHSSRRRWSSALLDVLVWLILIVMLVPALWLVFTSVRNPVEVNAKPPVWIPRELTLDGFKPLFGQATEMTGVIPFDRYFLNSTVVALVSTVIAVALGTMAGYVFARYRFRGKNIVFLGIMLSRAVPGIALSLPLFLLFARISQAGPLKLIDTQLGLIIVYVAVNVPFTVWLMDGFFREIPAELSEAAQLDGCSEWQTFTLINLPLALPGLAASAIFAFLAAWNEFQIASVLTRTVNSKTAPVGLFDFTGQFTIDWRGMAAMATVMMIPAIAFVFVVQRNLVRGLTFGAVK
- a CDS encoding metal-dependent hydrolase, giving the protein MTAMRIDTHQHFWNLAKVEYTWLVPAYGPIYANFAPQDLEPQLKAAGIDRTVLVQSANNNEDTVSMLTQAECYEWIGAVVGWVPLYDHHEAAKLLDRYGKHPKWRGVRHLNHEEPDPDWLVRPDVLQGLKLLEERDMTFDVVAIFPKHIGHVPTLAEHAPKLKIIIDHLAKPPIKEKKIDEWRAAMARCAQYPNVYAKISGLNTAADWQNWSAADLKPYIDAAIELFGVDRCMFGSDWPVAILAGDYAKVWRETNEALKGRSQAEIDAVLGGTAQKVYRVE